CGGCTTCGTTCTGCTCGGCTCCGGGCAGGGAGGGAAGAAGGGCTTTTAGTTTTCCTAGCAAAAGCCGGGCTGTAAGGGAGAAAAAGGCGGCCATCTCGTTGATAGTCGCCCTTTCGTTCTTAATCAGAAAATCGGAGTATACTCTGATCAATTCGCTGACGCTTATCCCGGCGGCGCTTATGCCACCCGATTCCACGAGGTGACAGAGGACATCGAGCGGTCCCGAAAAACCCTCAAGTTCTACATCGAGTTCCATTCAGGCTCTTTCCAGGGGAGGGACTCATTTTT
Above is a window of Thermovirga sp. DNA encoding:
- a CDS encoding segregation/condensation protein A, which encodes MELDVELEGFSGPLDVLCHLVESGGISAAGISVSELIRVYSDFLIKNERATINEMAAFFSLTARLLLGKLKALLPSLPGAEQNEA